The following proteins come from a genomic window of Elusimicrobiota bacterium:
- a CDS encoding PorV/PorQ family protein, whose translation MRRWLGAVALVAAGLSVVRAETVFGDAGDYLRQGAGARPLGMGGAFTAVADDASAEYWNPAGLAFLDEYQLITMYAPYNFGTNLYYLGVGIPLGPNGSLAASNLMLRSDGFQDRDALNQPSGSNQSILHNAASLSYARAFRDRWSAGARLRFLQQKIFSASGNALALDLSGYTKPWNGFSTGLTLNNLNRPKITVDSESDEFRPAARLGLAYRAPRDRFIVAFDLNKTERQSVYYTAGLEYAPTPLLSLRAGWDEKNAVTAGMGFGFRYLKFDYAFSTQRDLGDYNKVSLTWRWGNVYQAKIDPEGIVKETESIYLEGLRNELKFRTNVPKFRVHRYVLAITDAMGKPVRTLSEQFSPPTVILWDMMDEGGRPVKRGKYKFLFRVEYKNGKTWEERGGFRLDYKTNQVPDVEIRMKGDAEGLEGADTATPPAAAAPAPQETPVPMEMPKEADNAQSAGAPTPAGPVTGENAPTPAR comes from the coding sequence ATGCGGCGGTGGCTGGGCGCGGTGGCGTTGGTGGCGGCGGGATTGTCCGTCGTCCGGGCGGAAACGGTGTTCGGGGACGCCGGGGATTATTTGCGGCAGGGCGCCGGGGCCCGGCCCCTGGGCATGGGCGGCGCCTTCACGGCCGTGGCCGACGACGCCTCGGCGGAATACTGGAACCCCGCCGGGCTGGCTTTCCTGGACGAATACCAGTTGATCACCATGTACGCCCCCTACAATTTCGGCACCAACCTATACTATCTGGGGGTCGGCATTCCCCTGGGGCCCAACGGGTCCCTCGCGGCGTCGAACCTCATGCTGCGGTCCGACGGGTTTCAGGACCGCGACGCCCTCAACCAGCCCTCCGGGTCCAACCAATCGATTCTGCACAACGCGGCGTCCCTCTCCTACGCGCGGGCCTTCCGCGACCGCTGGTCGGCGGGCGCGCGGTTGCGGTTCCTTCAACAGAAAATTTTCTCGGCCTCCGGCAACGCCCTCGCCTTGGATTTGTCCGGCTACACCAAGCCCTGGAACGGTTTTTCCACGGGCCTGACCCTTAACAACCTCAACCGGCCAAAGATTACCGTCGATTCAGAGTCCGACGAATTCCGCCCCGCGGCCCGCCTGGGTCTGGCCTACCGGGCCCCCCGGGACAGGTTCATCGTGGCTTTTGATTTGAACAAAACCGAACGCCAAAGCGTTTATTACACCGCGGGGCTTGAATACGCCCCGACTCCCCTGCTAAGCTTACGGGCCGGCTGGGATGAGAAAAACGCCGTCACCGCCGGCATGGGGTTCGGGTTCCGTTATTTGAAATTTGATTACGCGTTTTCCACCCAACGGGACCTGGGGGACTACAACAAAGTCTCCCTGACCTGGCGGTGGGGGAACGTTTACCAGGCCAAGATCGACCCCGAAGGCATCGTGAAGGAAACGGAGTCGATCTATCTCGAGGGCCTGCGCAACGAGCTCAAGTTCCGGACCAATGTGCCGAAGTTCCGCGTGCACCGGTACGTGTTGGCGATCACGGACGCGATGGGCAAGCCGGTGCGCACGCTGTCGGAGCAGTTCTCGCCGCCGACCGTGATCCTCTGGGACATGATGGACGAGGGCGGGCGGCCGGTCAAACGCGGCAAGTACAAGTTTCTGTTCCGCGTGGAATACAAGAACGGCAAGACGTGGGAAGAGCGCGGGGGGTTCCGCCTCGATTACAAAACGAACCAGGTGCCGGATGTTGAAATCCGGATGAAGGGCGACGCGGAGGGGTTGGAAGGGGCGGACACGGCGACCCCGCCCGCCGCGGCCGCGCCGGCGCCGCAAGAGACGCCCGTGCCGATGGAGATGCCGAAAGAAGCGGACAACGCCCAAAGCGCCGGGGCGCCGACCCCGGCCGGCCCCGTCACCGGGGAAAACGCGCCGACGCCGGCGCGGTAG
- a CDS encoding tetratricopeptide repeat protein, giving the protein MTHTTVRRWLGVLALVAPWAGVRAELINPDAERLFAVIAGGFQSGKYESSIADARAFLRQFGRDPKAVSAQYIKAESLFRQNRWNDAAAEFKEFIDANDNPTHRAMVISARLRLGECHFNLKKYLAALDHFAWVEKQKNAVLRAEALKGAAYCYLARGEKNKAEVYFQRLLQSNPGYSNLPPIVVPMALIHMERGRYQDALDLLERAPADPACLYYRGVCQRLLNRVIASAQLLKEVVDGDTTRTWTDRGLYQMGEAYFQSKEYPLAFSSFKRIYDKELESPLRPFALFRMGCVNFQNGNFAAAGQNWAKLVKEFPQNISGPASQYLLAEIALRQNELGPAITGFSGLVALDDYSMDAQYKVIWSLAVQGQYDMAVSRANRFIKDFEWGELHAKTSLIKGLCLHLMKKRTEAIDSYQFLLDRYPNTAYFEKALYLMAVALVQDQRHAEVVTHVYAILKSAPASPTPWQAQTYYWVAESYFNIGQFELAKQTYELLLKNYRATDLVPSATLGIAASLARMGDYDRAIEMQARARELSQGADDPEVKKTALLDSGDVYFNKREYERAVGFYEDFINKYPDDPRADRAHYQAGLALYRQEFFTEAIKKWSVILARYRNSSLAPEANFQVARTYFGLGQYQQAYGSFRRVTEMYAGTPLAKESLLMMGQCHYNAGDIPRAIDQYKAFMEKYPDDEKTGEVQELLQMAYYKQGKSGDDLKAMIAQFPQSKFTADIYWELGAEAYNRKDYDRALDYFQRLILDFPNSTQALQAYYYKADSSFLKGDYEAAVTNFKNFIVSYPQDVLAKDSRFKLAVSYFSLKNYPEAAIAFTDFIEAHPGDPKARDAAVNIPVCYAKAGQPFQGIEAYSNFLRRYPDDPQVAASILQMGQLYEEAEDYVKAVDTYKKVPGDKMEIFEALFAQGRCYKKLKAPTEEKAAYEALRRLTPRDNKFRLAGLVMLGEMLELEGAKDQAVAIYQDIASYSPNAEWRQVAQEKIRELKGR; this is encoded by the coding sequence ATGACTCACACGACCGTTCGACGATGGCTGGGCGTTTTGGCGTTGGTGGCGCCGTGGGCGGGGGTGCGCGCGGAGTTGATCAACCCGGACGCCGAGCGTCTGTTCGCCGTCATCGCCGGCGGTTTCCAATCGGGCAAGTACGAATCTTCCATCGCGGACGCCCGCGCCTTCCTGCGCCAGTTCGGTCGCGACCCGAAGGCCGTGTCCGCCCAATACATCAAGGCCGAATCCCTTTTCCGTCAAAACCGCTGGAACGACGCCGCCGCGGAATTCAAGGAATTCATCGACGCGAACGACAACCCGACGCACCGCGCGATGGTGATCAGCGCGCGGCTGCGGCTCGGCGAATGCCACTTCAACCTCAAAAAATATTTGGCGGCCCTGGACCATTTCGCCTGGGTGGAAAAGCAAAAGAACGCCGTCCTTCGCGCCGAGGCGTTGAAGGGAGCCGCCTACTGCTACCTCGCCCGCGGTGAGAAAAACAAGGCCGAGGTTTATTTCCAGCGATTGCTCCAGTCAAACCCGGGGTATTCCAACCTGCCCCCCATCGTGGTGCCCATGGCCCTGATTCATATGGAACGGGGGCGCTACCAAGACGCCCTGGATCTTTTGGAGCGCGCTCCGGCCGACCCGGCGTGCCTGTATTACCGCGGCGTGTGCCAGCGGCTTTTGAACCGGGTCATCGCCTCGGCTCAATTGCTGAAGGAAGTCGTCGACGGGGACACCACCCGGACCTGGACCGACCGCGGTCTGTATCAAATGGGCGAAGCCTATTTCCAGTCCAAAGAATACCCGCTGGCGTTCAGCTCCTTCAAACGGATTTACGACAAGGAATTGGAAAGCCCTCTGCGACCCTTCGCGCTCTTCCGCATGGGGTGCGTCAATTTCCAGAACGGCAACTTCGCCGCCGCCGGCCAAAACTGGGCGAAACTCGTGAAGGAATTCCCGCAAAACATTTCGGGTCCGGCCAGCCAGTATTTGCTCGCCGAAATCGCCCTGCGGCAAAACGAGCTGGGGCCGGCCATCACGGGATTCAGCGGCCTGGTCGCCCTTGACGATTACTCCATGGACGCCCAGTACAAGGTGATTTGGTCCCTGGCCGTGCAGGGGCAGTACGACATGGCGGTGTCCCGCGCCAACCGTTTTATTAAGGACTTTGAATGGGGCGAATTGCACGCCAAGACCTCCCTCATCAAGGGTCTTTGCCTGCACCTCATGAAAAAACGGACCGAAGCCATCGACAGTTACCAGTTCCTGTTGGACCGTTACCCCAACACCGCCTATTTCGAAAAGGCCCTCTACCTGATGGCCGTGGCCCTGGTGCAGGACCAGCGCCACGCCGAGGTCGTGACCCACGTCTACGCCATCCTCAAGAGCGCCCCCGCCAGCCCCACCCCGTGGCAGGCGCAAACCTACTACTGGGTGGCCGAATCCTATTTCAACATCGGGCAATTTGAGTTGGCGAAGCAAACCTACGAACTGTTGTTGAAGAACTACCGCGCGACCGATTTGGTGCCCAGCGCCACGCTCGGCATCGCCGCCAGCCTGGCCCGCATGGGCGATTACGACCGCGCCATCGAAATGCAGGCGCGCGCCCGCGAATTGTCCCAGGGGGCCGACGACCCGGAAGTCAAAAAGACCGCGCTGTTGGATTCCGGCGACGTCTATTTCAACAAGCGCGAGTACGAACGCGCGGTGGGGTTCTACGAGGACTTCATCAACAAATACCCCGACGACCCCCGCGCGGACCGCGCCCACTATCAGGCCGGACTGGCCCTTTACCGCCAGGAATTTTTCACCGAGGCCATCAAAAAATGGAGCGTGATCCTGGCCCGCTACCGCAACAGCTCCCTCGCGCCGGAGGCGAACTTCCAGGTCGCCCGCACCTACTTCGGCCTGGGCCAATACCAACAGGCCTACGGCTCCTTCCGCCGCGTCACCGAAATGTACGCGGGCACGCCGTTGGCGAAAGAGTCCCTGTTGATGATGGGCCAGTGCCATTACAACGCCGGCGACATCCCGCGCGCCATCGACCAATACAAGGCCTTCATGGAGAAGTACCCCGACGACGAAAAGACGGGCGAGGTGCAGGAACTCCTTCAAATGGCCTATTACAAGCAGGGGAAAAGCGGCGACGACCTGAAGGCCATGATCGCCCAATTTCCCCAAAGCAAGTTCACCGCCGACATCTATTGGGAACTGGGCGCCGAGGCCTACAACCGGAAGGATTACGACAGGGCCCTGGATTATTTCCAGCGGTTGATCCTCGACTTCCCGAACAGCACCCAGGCGCTCCAGGCCTATTATTACAAGGCGGATTCGTCGTTCCTGAAGGGGGACTACGAGGCCGCGGTGACGAACTTCAAGAATTTTATCGTCAGCTACCCGCAGGACGTGCTGGCGAAGGATTCGCGGTTTAAATTGGCGGTTTCGTACTTCAGCTTGAAGAATTACCCCGAGGCGGCCATCGCCTTTACGGACTTCATCGAAGCCCACCCCGGTGATCCCAAGGCCCGCGACGCGGCCGTCAATATCCCCGTCTGTTACGCCAAGGCGGGCCAGCCCTTCCAGGGCATTGAGGCCTACAGCAACTTCCTCCGCCGCTACCCCGACGATCCACAAGTCGCGGCGTCGATCCTCCAGATGGGCCAGTTGTACGAGGAGGCGGAGGATTACGTGAAAGCCGTGGACACCTACAAAAAGGTGCCCGGCGACAAGATGGAGATTTTCGAGGCGCTCTTCGCCCAGGGCCGTTGCTACAAGAAGCTCAAGGCGCCCACGGAAGAAAAGGCGGCCTACGAGGCCCTTCGGCGGCTGACGCCCCGGGACAACAAATTCCGCCTCGCCGGCCTCGTGATGTTGGGCGAGATGCTGGAGCTGGAAGGGGCCAAGGATCAGGCCGTCGCAATTTACCAGGACATCGCGTCCTACAGCCCCAACGCCGAATGGCGTCAAGTGGCGCAAGAAAAGATTCGCGAATTGAAGGGCCGTTGA
- a CDS encoding MotA/TolQ/ExbB proton channel family protein: protein MMQMGFKEWFMVNPPIISTILIFSVLLVAFSFERMWIFRREATFPRELWERIVGLIREKRLRDAIALCEVSSGVFSKVFKAGLEGSLVSRLDAEDGMVIEKEEGQEILRKRVGLFGTISFISPLIGLLGTVLGVLRAFHDLAKSGSGGPSVVAAGISEALITTVAGLVVAVPAAMIYNYFNFRLRAVLVEMNTYGQRLLLSIFGEKR, encoded by the coding sequence ATGATGCAAATGGGCTTCAAAGAGTGGTTCATGGTGAACCCGCCCATCATCAGCACCATTTTGATTTTTTCGGTGTTGTTGGTGGCCTTTTCATTCGAGCGGATGTGGATTTTTCGTCGGGAAGCCACGTTCCCTCGGGAGCTCTGGGAGCGCATCGTGGGCTTGATCCGCGAAAAGCGCCTTCGCGACGCCATCGCCCTTTGCGAGGTGTCCTCCGGGGTGTTCTCCAAGGTCTTCAAGGCCGGCCTCGAGGGGTCCCTGGTGTCCCGCCTCGACGCCGAGGACGGCATGGTCATTGAAAAGGAAGAGGGCCAGGAAATCCTGCGCAAGCGGGTGGGCCTCTTCGGGACCATCAGCTTCATTTCGCCCTTGATCGGGTTGTTGGGCACGGTGTTGGGCGTGTTGCGCGCCTTTCACGACCTCGCCAAGTCGGGGTCGGGCGGCCCGTCGGTGGTCGCCGCCGGTATTTCCGAGGCGTTGATCACTACGGTGGCCGGCCTCGTGGTCGCCGTGCCGGCGGCCATGATCTACAACTATTTTAACTTCCGTCTGCGCGCCGTTTTGGTGGAAATGAACACCTACGGCCAGCGGCTCCTCCTATCGATTTTCGGGGAAAAACGGTAG
- a CDS encoding biopolymer transporter ExbD — protein MKRSSIEKGEGEDISEVNVVPLADVSLVLLIILMLITPMVMQSMIKVFASRGAVAVEADRTVKEKPLFLEVRPEAYVLNTNPLTTELQLLANLRGELSRKDDRTVIVTAAKGVTHGRMVTALDIAKQAGAEKLSLVKKAAKS, from the coding sequence ATGAAACGCTCCTCGATTGAAAAAGGCGAAGGCGAAGATATCAGCGAAGTGAACGTCGTGCCCCTGGCCGACGTGTCGCTGGTGTTGCTGATCATCCTGATGCTCATCACCCCCATGGTCATGCAGTCCATGATCAAGGTGTTCGCCTCGCGGGGGGCGGTGGCCGTCGAGGCCGACCGCACGGTCAAGGAAAAGCCCCTCTTCCTGGAAGTGCGTCCCGAGGCCTACGTTCTCAACACCAACCCGCTGACCACCGAATTGCAATTGCTGGCGAACTTGCGGGGGGAGCTGTCCCGCAAGGACGACCGCACGGTCATCGTGACGGCGGCCAAGGGGGTCACCCACGGGCGGATGGTGACCGCGCTGGACATCGCCAAACAGGCCGGGGCGGAGAAGCTGTCGTTGGTGAAAAAGGCGGCCAAGTCATGA
- a CDS encoding biopolymer transporter ExbD, whose protein sequence is MKKVRDQSGSGGISGINITPIIDITLVLLIIMLVAAPVMNIPNMEVELPEAYTSETKELNISISLGTDLRVAVDENIVPITELPRTLDRQLKLKKNPIVIIRADRSVPYSEVENLMELIKVKTRAKRIAVATKQRPGTALAANP, encoded by the coding sequence ATGAAGAAAGTCCGCGACCAAAGCGGCTCGGGCGGGATTTCCGGCATCAACATCACCCCCATCATCGACATCACGCTCGTTCTTCTCATTATCATGTTGGTGGCCGCGCCGGTCATGAACATCCCCAACATGGAAGTGGAACTGCCCGAGGCCTACACCTCCGAGACCAAAGAGCTCAACATATCGATTTCCCTCGGCACCGACCTGCGGGTGGCCGTGGACGAAAACATCGTGCCGATCACGGAGCTCCCGCGCACGCTCGATCGCCAGCTCAAGCTCAAAAAGAACCCCATCGTCATCATCCGGGCGGACCGGTCCGTGCCCTACAGCGAAGTGGAAAATTTGATGGAATTGATTAAGGTGAAAACCCGGGCCAAACGCATCGCCGTGGCGACGAAACAGCGTCCGGGCACCGCCCTGGCGGCCAACCCGTGA
- a CDS encoding energy transducer TonB, giving the protein MTALELNDHVFGKPREMVFLAAALILHAPLLFWKARPDLGPTGDPIVGVDFVIEEEAKPEPEPPPVKKEVEEPKQTFFKKIQQKIGLASKPVSMEKFLQPTPEPAKLAGTGSAGPISTAKKIESILGSDRLSDKTRTAGSLAGTVDVSNIKSQATLAPGGIGAGPLVAGGGTLKEKSNTAFRVGAGDLPFAVKRAPEGELPAGLEDAPRIAVGARSDKGIKKISTGFFGTGGGTGGGDGAGHGSGGGGGALTDKGGGTGTGLSGVGGAFDGIPSDVSGGGGRQSGSLSGIGSGGGGGSGTGGGKSPFEITGPLSGRKILYLQLPPYPDWAREKGLIATVSLRFYVFHTGVVKNNITVSRSSGYQKLDDAALKALSEWRFEPLPSSQYGQEQWGLITFKFRAL; this is encoded by the coding sequence GTGACGGCCCTCGAGCTCAACGACCACGTCTTCGGCAAGCCCCGGGAGATGGTTTTCCTCGCGGCGGCGCTGATTCTGCACGCGCCCTTGTTGTTTTGGAAGGCGCGCCCGGACCTTGGCCCCACGGGGGATCCCATCGTCGGCGTCGATTTCGTGATCGAGGAAGAGGCCAAGCCGGAACCCGAACCGCCCCCGGTGAAGAAAGAAGTCGAGGAGCCCAAGCAAACGTTCTTCAAGAAGATTCAACAGAAGATCGGCCTGGCCAGCAAGCCGGTGTCGATGGAGAAATTCCTCCAGCCCACCCCGGAGCCCGCCAAACTGGCCGGCACCGGCAGCGCCGGACCCATTTCGACGGCGAAAAAAATCGAATCCATTTTGGGGTCCGACCGGTTGTCGGACAAGACCCGCACGGCCGGCTCCCTGGCCGGCACCGTGGACGTGTCCAACATCAAATCCCAGGCGACCCTGGCCCCCGGCGGCATCGGGGCCGGCCCCCTGGTGGCGGGCGGCGGCACCTTGAAGGAAAAATCGAACACGGCGTTCCGCGTCGGGGCGGGGGATCTTCCCTTCGCCGTCAAGCGCGCGCCCGAGGGGGAACTGCCCGCGGGCCTTGAGGACGCGCCGCGCATCGCCGTGGGCGCCCGGAGCGACAAGGGCATCAAGAAGATTTCCACCGGCTTTTTCGGCACCGGCGGCGGCACCGGCGGCGGCGACGGCGCCGGGCACGGTTCCGGCGGGGGCGGTGGCGCTTTGACCGACAAGGGCGGCGGCACCGGCACCGGTCTCTCCGGGGTGGGCGGCGCCTTCGACGGTATTCCGAGCGACGTGTCGGGCGGTGGCGGACGGCAAAGCGGATCCCTCTCGGGCATCGGCTCCGGCGGCGGGGGCGGCTCCGGGACCGGCGGGGGAAAATCCCCCTTTGAGATCACCGGCCCTCTGTCCGGTCGAAAGATTTTGTATCTTCAGTTGCCGCCCTATCCCGATTGGGCGAGGGAAAAGGGTCTCATCGCCACGGTGTCCCTGCGGTTCTACGTGTTCCACACCGGGGTCGTGAAGAACAACATCACGGTGTCCCGCTCGTCGGGCTACCAAAAATTGGACGACGCGGCGCTGAAAGCGTTGTCCGAGTGGCGATTCGAGCCCCTGCCCTCCTCCCAGTACGGACAGGAACAATGGGGCTTGATCACTTTCAAGTTCCGGGCGCTTTGA
- a CDS encoding YceI family protein, whose protein sequence is MRRLLLLSFLGFLSVVARAENWVLQSSTLTYRVTHRLHKVEGTSRLSRGKGLCDAGGCQFLVAAPVNSFDSGDTNRDLHMIETTRGATFPMVKVTVKMPAVPAGDSFAADLGIEFSGQSHTYRAVPFTVVGRANGGLTFKGVVPLNVDDFKIPKPSLLGMAIKAEVPIDAEMTWAKR, encoded by the coding sequence ATGCGCCGACTCTTGCTGCTGTCGTTTTTGGGTTTTCTGTCCGTCGTGGCCCGGGCGGAAAACTGGGTTTTGCAATCCTCCACCCTCACCTACCGCGTGACCCATCGGTTGCACAAGGTCGAGGGAACGAGTCGCCTTTCCCGAGGGAAGGGCCTGTGCGACGCCGGGGGATGCCAATTCCTCGTGGCCGCTCCGGTCAACAGTTTCGACTCGGGCGACACGAACCGCGACCTGCACATGATCGAAACCACCCGGGGCGCGACTTTCCCGATGGTCAAAGTGACCGTTAAAATGCCGGCGGTTCCCGCGGGGGATTCCTTCGCCGCCGACCTGGGCATTGAATTCTCGGGTCAAAGCCACACGTACAGGGCCGTGCCGTTCACTGTCGTCGGCCGCGCCAACGGGGGGCTGACGTTCAAGGGCGTCGTTCCGTTGAACGTGGACGATTTCAAAATTCCGAAACCGTCGCTCCTCGGCATGGCCATCAAAGCCGAGGTGCCCATCGACGCGGAGATGACCTGGGCTAAACGCTAA
- a CDS encoding ABC-F family ATP-binding cassette domain-containing protein, producing MLNVQDLHKAFGQQVIFDGASLQMNAGDRYALMGPNGAGKSTLFRILRGTDTPDDGVISYPRGLKVGYLPQETADIGDGTVIEETLAAFHGDADPATAERRGAEAKKILMGLGFRVSDFDRAATALSGGWRMRIAIARLLLEDPDLLLLDEPTNHLDLDSLLWFQNKLLESKSTLLLISHDRAFVNAIAHGILDLRERKLNKYPGDYENFLAAREREEEQRLEAYKRQQREIADAQEFINRFRAQAAKAPQVQSRIKWIEKQVLIEIPPEIRKVKINFPQPEKPGVRVLSLQGIHKAYGDVKVYEGLDFELERGQKVALVGPNGAGKSTLLKILAGVLPFEKGERVLGLNVKAGYFSQHRWESLRPDRTVLQEAMDTRRMNPDLLVRTILGTFLFRDNAVFKQVAVLSGGEKSRLALAKLLLDPPNLLLLDEPTTHLDMSSVEALVDALRDFPGTLVFISHDLYFVNALATHVAHVDKGRARLYAGNHDDFLRQAAYAFSSSPADDTSPPKSPGQKGTEVSWVKGSAEDLRRLREAEKERSKRRKKINQKIRSLEEEIADLNGDLSSVFIQSDYKKLMELDQALKGREAELAEARAALAKEA from the coding sequence ATGCTCAACGTTCAAGACCTCCATAAGGCCTTCGGCCAACAGGTCATTTTTGACGGCGCGTCGCTCCAAATGAACGCGGGGGACCGCTACGCCCTCATGGGCCCGAACGGGGCGGGGAAATCGACCCTTTTTCGCATCCTTCGCGGAACCGACACGCCGGACGACGGGGTGATCTCCTACCCCCGGGGTCTTAAGGTGGGTTATCTGCCCCAGGAGACCGCCGACATCGGCGACGGCACCGTAATCGAGGAAACCCTCGCCGCCTTCCACGGGGACGCCGACCCGGCGACGGCGGAGCGCCGCGGGGCGGAGGCCAAGAAAATCCTCATGGGCCTGGGCTTCCGCGTTTCGGATTTCGACCGCGCGGCCACGGCCCTGTCCGGGGGCTGGCGCATGCGCATCGCCATCGCCCGCCTTCTGCTGGAAGACCCGGACCTTCTGCTCCTCGATGAGCCCACCAACCATTTGGATTTGGACTCGCTTCTTTGGTTCCAGAACAAACTGCTGGAGAGCAAGTCCACCCTTCTTCTGATTTCCCACGACCGGGCCTTCGTGAACGCCATCGCCCACGGCATTTTGGATTTGCGGGAACGCAAGCTCAACAAATACCCGGGCGACTACGAGAATTTCCTGGCGGCGCGGGAGCGGGAGGAAGAGCAGCGCTTGGAGGCCTACAAACGCCAACAGCGGGAAATCGCCGACGCCCAGGAATTCATCAATCGCTTTCGAGCCCAGGCGGCCAAGGCGCCCCAGGTGCAGAGCCGCATTAAATGGATCGAAAAACAGGTGTTGATCGAAATTCCGCCGGAAATCCGCAAGGTCAAGATCAACTTTCCCCAGCCCGAGAAGCCCGGCGTGCGGGTTCTGTCCCTTCAAGGCATTCACAAGGCCTACGGGGACGTGAAAGTCTACGAGGGTCTCGATTTCGAGTTGGAACGGGGGCAAAAGGTGGCCCTGGTGGGCCCCAACGGGGCGGGCAAATCGACCCTGTTGAAGATTTTGGCGGGGGTCCTTCCTTTTGAAAAGGGGGAACGCGTCCTGGGTTTGAACGTCAAAGCGGGGTATTTTTCCCAACACCGTTGGGAATCCCTGCGCCCCGACCGCACGGTCCTTCAGGAGGCCATGGACACCCGCCGCATGAACCCGGACCTGCTGGTCCGCACGATTTTGGGCACCTTTTTGTTCCGGGACAACGCCGTTTTTAAACAGGTGGCCGTGCTGAGCGGGGGGGAAAAGAGCCGCCTCGCGTTGGCAAAGCTGTTGTTGGACCCCCCGAACCTGCTGCTATTGGACGAGCCGACCACCCACCTCGACATGTCCAGCGTGGAGGCCCTCGTGGACGCCCTGCGGGATTTTCCGGGGACGCTGGTCTTCATCAGCCACGACCTTTATTTCGTCAACGCCTTGGCGACTCACGTGGCCCACGTGGACAAGGGCCGGGCCCGGCTCTACGCCGGCAACCACGACGATTTCCTCCGCCAGGCGGCCTACGCCTTTTCCTCTTCGCCCGCCGATGACACTTCCCCGCCCAAGTCGCCCGGTCAAAAAGGGACGGAGGTCTCCTGGGTCAAGGGGTCGGCGGAGGACCTGCGGCGCCTCCGGGAGGCCGAAAAAGAGCGTTCCAAACGCCGCAAAAAGATCAACCAGAAAATACGGTCGTTGGAAGAGGAAATCGCCGATTTGAACGGCGATTTGAGCTCGGTTTTCATTCAAAGCGACTACAAGAAGTTGATGGAGCTGGACCAGGCCCTCAAGGGCCGGGAAGCCGAACTGGCCGAAGCCCGGGCGGCCTTGGCGAAAGAAGCCTAA
- a CDS encoding acetyl-CoA carboxylase carboxyltransferase subunit alpha has protein sequence MAEHTSTFKGFDFEKPLLDLEEQIQALEKTAQANEGVDIGGEIGALRQRLEELRRDIYGKLTPWQRVQIARHPRRPYTLDYIARVCTDFIELHGDRHYADDKAIVGGPAYIDGQAVVVVGHQKGRTLQESMARNFGMPHPEGYRKALRLMRMAAKFGAPIVAFIDTAGAYPGIGAEERGQATAIAENLREMAGFAVPIVCCVIGEGGSGGALAIGVGDRLLMMENAWYSVISPEGCASILYRDAARAADAARALKITATDLKDLSIVDEIVAEPLGGAHRDMDATAAALKKAILSHLADLKGLSAEALLEKRYQKYRVLGRFDVEEGKKLKAAPRRKSKAATQKAEQS, from the coding sequence ATGGCCGAACACACCTCGACATTTAAGGGATTTGATTTCGAAAAGCCCCTCCTCGACCTGGAGGAGCAGATCCAGGCTTTGGAAAAAACCGCCCAGGCCAACGAAGGGGTGGATATTGGCGGGGAAATCGGCGCCCTGCGCCAGCGTTTGGAGGAGTTGCGCCGCGATATTTACGGCAAGCTCACCCCTTGGCAACGCGTCCAGATCGCCCGCCACCCCCGCCGCCCCTACACCCTCGACTACATCGCCCGCGTCTGCACCGATTTCATCGAACTCCACGGCGACCGCCACTACGCCGATGACAAGGCCATCGTGGGCGGCCCCGCCTACATCGACGGCCAGGCCGTCGTGGTGGTCGGGCACCAAAAGGGGCGCACCCTGCAAGAGTCCATGGCGCGCAACTTCGGCATGCCCCACCCGGAAGGCTACCGCAAGGCCCTGCGCCTCATGCGCATGGCGGCCAAGTTCGGGGCCCCGATCGTGGCGTTCATCGACACCGCCGGCGCCTACCCGGGCATCGGCGCCGAGGAGCGCGGCCAGGCCACGGCCATCGCCGAGAATTTACGGGAAATGGCGGGTTTCGCGGTGCCGATCGTCTGTTGCGTGATCGGCGAAGGCGGGTCCGGCGGGGCCCTGGCCATCGGCGTGGGCGACCGCCTCTTGATGATGGAAAACGCCTGGTATTCGGTGATCTCCCCCGAGGGGTGCGCCTCCATCCTGTACCGCGACGCGGCCCGGGCCGCCGACGCCGCCCGCGCCCTCAAGATCACGGCGACCGATTTGAAAGATCTCTCCATCGTCGACGAAATCGTCGCGGAACCCCTGGGCGGCGCCCACCGGGACATGGACGCGACCGCCGCGGCCCTTAAGAAAGCGATTTTGAGCCATTTGGCGGATTTGAAAGGCCTGTCGGCCGAGGCGCTTCTGGAGAAGCGGTACCAGAAATACCGCGTGCTCGGGCGGTTCGATGTGGAAGAGGGCAAGAAGCTCAAGGCCGCGCCCCGCCGCAAAAGCAAAGCCGCGACGCAAAAAGCCGAACAATCTTGA